CAAGCAATGCCGAAATGCGCTTGCATGCCAATATTCATGAAAAAGGATTTACGCCAAACGATTTTCGTTACACCCAAAAAGGACAAAACATTTATGCCTTTTGGTTGGAACAGGACGAACGAAAAGTTGTTGAACTGGATGCTTTAGGTGCCGAAGACCGAATTATAAACGACCCTATCGCAAAAGTTAGTTTGTTGGGGTGCAATGAAGAAATAAAGTGGATTCAGCAAAATAATGAACTGGTAATTGAAGTTCCAAAGACCTTTAAGTCAAAAAATCCGCTGTGTTTTAAAATTGAATTAAAAGAAATACCGAGTGACATATTTGGTTTGTAGAGAAGATTTGAAATGAAGAATTTAATTACATTTTTATTTTTAGCCCTCACGTTAAGCGTTAACGCACAATCAAATCTAATTCCCGATGGAAGTTTTGAAGAAGGCGTAATTGATGGAGATAACAGCGCTTATTACAAATTAAACTGGGAAACCGTTTGGCGCATTTGGCCACATATGCGTTTTGATTACGAAAGCGAAAATGTAAATAGCGGCGAGCGGGCTTTAAAACTTTCGTATGAAGTGTATACCGGCTCGGCAGAAAATTACCAACCCACTTTTCGTTGCGAAGCCTTTCCTCCGCTTGAAGATGCCAGCTATCGTTTTTCGTTTTATTATAAAACCGATACCGATCGCTCGGGCGAAACCTTCGATTTGCGTTTTAGCGAAGGCACACAGCTAAGTGGTAATCAGAATTTTGCCAATTTTTCGGTGCCCATCGAGGCAGCAGCAAAAGATGGATTTGTGGAGCTTGCCATTGAGTTTCAGACCGGTAAAGAAATGGCCGGCTTCTTACCCTTTATTGAGGTACCCTGGCTTGATGAAAGCGCCTGGTTTTATATCGACGATGTAAGCCTGGTAAAAGTGGTTGATACCCCGGAAGCATGGGGCCCAACACCCGAAAACAATGCAATAGGAATAACCACCACCACAACGCTGAACTGGCAAAGTGGTAAAGGCGCCATTGCACACAATCTTTATTTTGGTACTTCAGAAAACGAACTGGAATTGCTCGGTGATAGTTTAAGCTCCAACTTTTATGATCTGAACAATCTGGAAAATGAAAGCCAATATTTTTGGCGTGTTGATGAGATAGATTCGGTGGGTGTGGTGGCTACGGGCGAAGTATGGAATTTTACCACACGAACCTACTACGAGGAATACATGTACAAGGTAAAGAATGAGCGCATGGAATCGGATAGTTTGATTACCTGGAAGCAGTTTGGCCCGGGTAATTCAGGTTTTGTTAATTTCTTGCGTTACCATCCAACACTACCCGATGTGTGTATTACCTCGCCCGATATGGGAAATACCTATCAAACCAACGACAACGGAAAAAGCTGGTACACCATAAAAGACATTGATGGTGATGGCAGTTTTTACCGCTTATACGATGCTTTTTATTCAACAAAAACTGCTGCCTTTGGTATTGCCATTGAAAGTTCACGTTTGTGGACGACCAGCGACACCGGGCGCCACTGGCAAAACATTAAACACTGCCCCTGGTACGATAATGATGCCGAAGGTAACGACACCCGCTCGTGGTACCGGAAAGTGTCAGCAGTGGCCATCGACCCGGCTAACGATGATACATGGTATGTTGGGGCCGGAAACTTTTGCCGCGGGCAGCAACAGCTTTGGGGATCAACAAAAGATGCCAACGCCGAGAATCCACGGGGAGTGGATTCCAACAACATGGGGCGCATTTGGAAAACCAGCGATGCCGGGGAAACCTGGACCGAACTGACCAGCGGAATAGATACAAAAGCGCAATTCTCGCGAATTATCGTTCATCCCGAAAACAGCAATATGGTTTTTGCAGGTTCTAATTATGGCCTGTATAAATCGGTGGATGGCGGCCAAAACTGGACCAACATTGGTGAGGGAAAATTAGATAATAACACCATCATAAACATGGATTATTACTACAATGCAGGCACCGGAAAGTTTGTGTTGTATGTTGCCGACCAGGTGCGCTACTATCCTAATGGAAGCAGTACACGTTGCGACGGGGGTATTTTTAAATCAGAAAATAATGGTAATACATGGCAAAATATCAACGGGAATATTTACCTCGATATTAACCGTTTAACAGGTGGGGTGCCCTACAACTATTACCTGTATATTGCCCGTTGGTTTGGCATTACGGTTGCTGAAGCCCAACAGCAATACCCCGTTAAACCGGTAAAAGCATTGCAATATTTTAATTCGATTAACGTAGATCCAAGCCAGGAAAATACCTTATACCTTGGTTTTTACGATGCCCAGGTGCAGCAATCCATTATTCCGGGCCGACTTTGGAAAACCACAGATGGAGGCCAAAGCTGGATTAACATGGCCCGCGATTACGCAACAGTCTGGGAAGCTGACCAAAGTTACTGGCAAGAACGCAATAATCCGGTTAGCGATAATGTAGTAACCGGCCACAAGCCAACCAATCAGCAATGGGGAGTTAACTATCCTTTGCGCTCGTTAAGGTATGCAGCCGTTAATTCGCGCGGCGATGTAATGATTTTATATGCACACAACACGCTTTTAAGTACGGATGGAGGAGCCACTTTTAAACAGGTAGACGAAACCTATACCGGCAATGGAAATATTATGGGCACTGGCAACAGTAACCTGCCCGGGCAGTGTTTGTGGCAAGACAAACGTTTAGGTGAAGGAGTTTTGTACTGCGGCTCGGGCGAGCACAACCTTTGGCGAACAACCAACGATGGAAGCAATGGTAACCAAGCTGCCAAATTTATTGAAGGTACCCAGGAAAGTGTTTTTGCAGTAACCACGCATCCCTGGGATGAAAATACGGTTTATACCACTTCGATGCGCCAAAAGGATTTAGACAGGATTTTTAAATCGACTGATGGTGGCGAAAACTGGGTTGATTGGGGGAAAGCTACCGAAGCAGAAGAATGGATGCGTACCAATCATTTACGCATCGACCCGGTTAATCCGGATAACATGTATTTTGCCGTAACCGAAGTTGCCGGCTCGGGTGGCGGAAGCGGAACCGATGGCCCCGACAAAGACAAGGAAGGTGGTTTCCATAAATCAAGCAATGCCGGTTTGTCGTTCGCACCAAGTAATGCGGGTATGCCTGCCAAAGTTTGGGTACGCGATATTGAATTTGACCCGCGCGATGATACGCGTGCTTCACTTTTTGTAGCAGCACCATGGAGCCAGGAGACTGGAACCCATGGAGGTTTGTTCCATTCAACTAATCGCGGACAAAGCTGGACCGAAATACCTGTTGCCGATAACCTGGAGGGAATAAACAACGTTTGTTTCGACCACACCGGACGATTGTATGTAACAGCAGGACGGCGCGCTGCAAATGGCGATAACGGTGGCGTATTTTACAGCGATGACTATGGTATAACCTGGACACAAATATTTGAAGCGCCGTTTATGGATAACTTTGATGTGTCGCCCTTCGACCACAACCTGTTAGTTCTGTCTCAAGGCACATTGGCAAAGAATCCCGGCATTTTTGTGAGTCGCGACCGTGGCCTTACCTGGAGTAAAAACAACCGCACAATGGGGCAACCCAATGTAATTACCCAGGTTGAATTTGATTTACACGACGAAACTACGCTTTGGCTTTCGGTAATGGGTAGTGGTTTTTATCGTGGCGATTTCCCTCAGGGTACAATATCGCGTAAAATTCGGGTTAGCCCCGGAACGGCCAAAATAAAAGTGGCTGCTACTTTACAACTGGAGCTTACTTTAAACGAAACAGCGGGGAACGTTATCTACAAATCGGCCAATGAAAGCATTGCTACTGTTACACAAGATGGTTTGGTAACCGGCCAAAAAGAGGGTGCAGTAAAAATTTGGGTAACTTCGGATGATGGCCGCTATTCGGATTTTGTGTATTTGGTGGTGAACAACATTACAAGCACAACACAGTTTGAAAAAAATGAAATTAAAGTATTCCCGAATCCGGCAATTGATAAGCTTTATTTTAGTGGCAATACCGATGATTTTCATTTTCAGTTATTTTCATCAACCGGGATGCTGCTGAAAGATATCCGAACAAATCAATCGCAGTCGGTTGATGTATCAGATTTGTCGGGCGGACTGTATGTATTTAAAATTGTTCAGAATAATCGTATCAGTTCAGGGAAAATTATCAAAAAGTAAGAATATAGAAAGAGGGGTATTTTTAAAAAAAAGCCCCTCTTTTTTTACCACAATTGTCAGCTGATTTACAATTCCTTTAAAAGCACTTCGGCACTTAAACCATCTTTACACTCAAATTCAACAATAGTTTGGTTATTTGTAACTGAAATTATTCTCGCATTTTTCACTTTCGTTGTTTCCATTTCTTTCAGTTGTTTTTCTATTTTCCATTCTCCATTTAAAGTAATTTGCACCTTGTTAGGGCGGCTGGGCCAAAAGAACCATTCTTTTTCGTAAATCGAAAGCTCGGTGCGGCTTCCGTCGGGTAACAGATCGTCTTGTCCGTCGTAAATATTTAAATCCGGATCGGCTACTGCTAAAATAAGCTGTCCCTTGCTTTCCTTTACCGCGAAAGTGGCTTGTTTGTTAATCGATGTAATCGGACCATTCTTAAAGATTAATCCAGCTTTTTTGTAAACCGCGTAAGCCGTAACTTTTTCTGAAGGTATTTTAACAATGTGTGCGTTTTCATCAGCCTGGATAACTGATACCGGCGCATTTTTAACCAGGCTATTCATTTCCTTTTCTGAAGTATTGGCGACAAGAAGGTATTGATAAGCGGCATTCTTTGGAGCTTTGCCGTGTTTGATAAAAGCACAGGCAAAATCGCCCGAAACTTCGCCTTTGTTTTGGAACTGCGGGTTGGTTTGTGTGCTTTTAATAAGCAGAAATTCTGTGTCCTTCATTGCTAAAAATCCGGTTCCCCGATTGTCAATAACCCAACTGTTTTTTGATGCATGCTTCTCAAAGGGGAAGGTGTTTACCGGGCCTTCCCACGAGGTAGTTATTTTCTCCGACTTAGCTTTTAATGCTGTTTGAAAAAGGGTGGTTTCTACATCGTAATCTGTTAAGTTGCTTGTAATATTTGTTCCGATGCAAAGTACTTTATTACCGAAGAAAAAATAGGATTTTTTGCCTGTAAAGCCTTGTAAGTTAAACTTATCGTGGCCTTTATACTGAAAGACGCTAACACCAATTCCGTAAGTGGTTTCAACGCCACCGGCAAATGCCTGGTCGCTAAACAGGTATTCGCCGCCTTCATCGCGCACCTGTCCGGGGTCTGTAAGCATTTTTTCATAAGGCAAACGTACGCTGGTAACTCCCGGCCATCGGCGAAAATCGTAGCCTTCGTGCCAGTAGCCTTCTTCCGGTGTCTGGCTGTCGAGGCTTTCCGGGTACGAAACGTCAAGATAACCGTTGGCAATAAAAAGCGGGAATCCAAAATACGATTTTCCCCAGCTTTCAAAAGGATACACGTATTTTGAGTGGGTTCGCAGCGCAATCATCCAGTCGTCGGCCTGACGGTTTAGGGTTACGCACGAATAGGGTAGTTGAGTGATTTGATCATAAGTGTACGGCGCAGTATTTGTCATTTGTGCGTTTGTTTTTTTCTTCCAGAAGTCGTGGTTTTCTACCCGGTCGCCTGAATACTTTTGGAGCATGTCGTTGTACAAGGCTCCCATTTCTGTATCGAAAGCTGGTGCAGAGCAGGCCAGCACAGCCGGAATGGTATAGAATTCGCGGGGCAAACCATAATTTTCAAACCGAATATTGGCAAAGGCTTTTGGTGCCATCAGGTTATCGGTAAAAAGGCAGGCCATCAGTTTTTTTGTAACTTTTTTCATGCGCTGGAAGGCTGCTTCTGTTGCGGCATATTGTGTGCCCGAAAGCAAATAGCCTGCTGCTACACCCCCATAAACCGCCCGTCCACCATAACCAAAAGCATGGCCGGCATGGTGGAAAAAAGTTCCGTCGGGTTTATAGGTTTCATCAAGTGCGTTGGCATATGCCGTAATAATATTTGAATAGTACGAACTAAAATGTTTAATGTCGCGGGCTTTCTCTGGTGAATCGGGCTGCATAAGTGCAACCAGCAATTTTTGCGGAACCAGACCTTGTATTTCGTCGGCATTGGCGGCTTTACGTCCTTTAATTTCGTACACATATTCTTCGTTATATACCTGGTTAAAAGCATAAAACCAACGACAAATTTCAATGGCTTTTTCCAACCTGCCGTGTTTTTCCAACACATCGCGCATCAGGTAAAATGCCGGTGCCTGTTCACGAATGATGTAGGAATAATGGTGTATCCAGCCCAAACCTTCACCGGTGTCAAAACCCTGGTCAACAGCATAATCAAACAGGTTGATAAACATTTTCTCCAGTTCGGCTTTAATGGTGGGCGAGTTGGTA
Above is a genomic segment from uncultured Draconibacterium sp. containing:
- a CDS encoding Ig-like domain-containing protein codes for the protein MKNLITFLFLALTLSVNAQSNLIPDGSFEEGVIDGDNSAYYKLNWETVWRIWPHMRFDYESENVNSGERALKLSYEVYTGSAENYQPTFRCEAFPPLEDASYRFSFYYKTDTDRSGETFDLRFSEGTQLSGNQNFANFSVPIEAAAKDGFVELAIEFQTGKEMAGFLPFIEVPWLDESAWFYIDDVSLVKVVDTPEAWGPTPENNAIGITTTTTLNWQSGKGAIAHNLYFGTSENELELLGDSLSSNFYDLNNLENESQYFWRVDEIDSVGVVATGEVWNFTTRTYYEEYMYKVKNERMESDSLITWKQFGPGNSGFVNFLRYHPTLPDVCITSPDMGNTYQTNDNGKSWYTIKDIDGDGSFYRLYDAFYSTKTAAFGIAIESSRLWTTSDTGRHWQNIKHCPWYDNDAEGNDTRSWYRKVSAVAIDPANDDTWYVGAGNFCRGQQQLWGSTKDANAENPRGVDSNNMGRIWKTSDAGETWTELTSGIDTKAQFSRIIVHPENSNMVFAGSNYGLYKSVDGGQNWTNIGEGKLDNNTIINMDYYYNAGTGKFVLYVADQVRYYPNGSSTRCDGGIFKSENNGNTWQNINGNIYLDINRLTGGVPYNYYLYIARWFGITVAEAQQQYPVKPVKALQYFNSINVDPSQENTLYLGFYDAQVQQSIIPGRLWKTTDGGQSWINMARDYATVWEADQSYWQERNNPVSDNVVTGHKPTNQQWGVNYPLRSLRYAAVNSRGDVMILYAHNTLLSTDGGATFKQVDETYTGNGNIMGTGNSNLPGQCLWQDKRLGEGVLYCGSGEHNLWRTTNDGSNGNQAAKFIEGTQESVFAVTTHPWDENTVYTTSMRQKDLDRIFKSTDGGENWVDWGKATEAEEWMRTNHLRIDPVNPDNMYFAVTEVAGSGGGSGTDGPDKDKEGGFHKSSNAGLSFAPSNAGMPAKVWVRDIEFDPRDDTRASLFVAAPWSQETGTHGGLFHSTNRGQSWTEIPVADNLEGINNVCFDHTGRLYVTAGRRAANGDNGGVFYSDDYGITWTQIFEAPFMDNFDVSPFDHNLLVLSQGTLAKNPGIFVSRDRGLTWSKNNRTMGQPNVITQVEFDLHDETTLWLSVMGSGFYRGDFPQGTISRKIRVSPGTAKIKVAATLQLELTLNETAGNVIYKSANESIATVTQDGLVTGQKEGAVKIWVTSDDGRYSDFVYLVVNNITSTTQFEKNEIKVFPNPAIDKLYFSGNTDDFHFQLFSSTGMLLKDIRTNQSQSVDVSDLSGGLYVFKIVQNNRISSGKIIKK
- a CDS encoding chondroitinase family polysaccharide lyase; protein product: MKYLISTLLFSSLFAFTQLFAQVAPFKVMEDFEELPTYLKATGKVSIDAKRFKYGNSALKWEWQGNDRLIFNTEIGYHQQAIVTDLSKLADGHGGSVSNPVLEPPRGFFIYIYNEKASQQRIRIQFGRNELVDCEFDFNLNFTGWRTCAVGYDRGDMRGVPNEEMNRVTINAPASGSGTFYFDMMGTSITMNPRTVQANPQLPEIDRHPRLVAQYPHLLYEFSKYRPTFKLEPLTEETFADFRKLEQNVNDIFFPEHEKAKYTDDKIEKIRQDYEAFDITRDGDAIYGRPLIYNRIIGDYFTELPGTSKEKFEGIKKWRPEFGYTLLDMAKLYSYTNSPTIKAELEKMFINLFDYAVDQGFDTGEGLGWIHHYSYIIREQAPAFYLMRDVLEKHGRLEKAIEICRWFYAFNQVYNEEYVYEIKGRKAANADEIQGLVPQKLLVALMQPDSPEKARDIKHFSSYYSNIITAYANALDETYKPDGTFFHHAGHAFGYGGRAVYGGVAAGYLLSGTQYAATEAAFQRMKKVTKKLMACLFTDNLMAPKAFANIRFENYGLPREFYTIPAVLACSAPAFDTEMGALYNDMLQKYSGDRVENHDFWKKKTNAQMTNTAPYTYDQITQLPYSCVTLNRQADDWMIALRTHSKYVYPFESWGKSYFGFPLFIANGYLDVSYPESLDSQTPEEGYWHEGYDFRRWPGVTSVRLPYEKMLTDPGQVRDEGGEYLFSDQAFAGGVETTYGIGVSVFQYKGHDKFNLQGFTGKKSYFFFGNKVLCIGTNITSNLTDYDVETTLFQTALKAKSEKITTSWEGPVNTFPFEKHASKNSWVIDNRGTGFLAMKDTEFLLIKSTQTNPQFQNKGEVSGDFACAFIKHGKAPKNAAYQYLLVANTSEKEMNSLVKNAPVSVIQADENAHIVKIPSEKVTAYAVYKKAGLIFKNGPITSINKQATFAVKESKGQLILAVADPDLNIYDGQDDLLPDGSRTELSIYEKEWFFWPSRPNKVQITLNGEWKIEKQLKEMETTKVKNARIISVTNNQTIVEFECKDGLSAEVLLKEL